Proteins found in one Streptococcus iniae genomic segment:
- a CDS encoding glycosyltransferase family 2 protein, with translation MDKISVIVPVFNAGPFLEKCLQTIVNQTYDNLEIILVNDGSTDGSAKICEDYRLKDSRIKLIHKKMGGGGVGASRNTALSLVTGDYILFVDNDDWLELNHIELLYQALVRTQSDIAVANFTAYFEEKNTFAFHLKQEDYFQKVYSPKEWFQEQYNGQFSFSQCFTVPWSKLYKRALFQDIVYPEDEKVEDDYTTWKLYLMADKIVYSNQAIYYHRKRSTSVTKTVDLRHVFPLKSIEERVTILALIGFDISRELQAYRWRLDLHKTSYCEAGDMQNYQKCLQTISILEKWYGH, from the coding sequence ATGGATAAAATTAGTGTTATTGTTCCTGTCTTTAATGCTGGCCCTTTTCTTGAGAAATGTCTGCAGACGATTGTTAATCAAACTTATGACAATCTTGAAATTATTTTGGTAAATGATGGCTCTACAGATGGTTCTGCAAAAATTTGTGAAGATTACCGATTAAAGGACTCCAGAATCAAACTTATTCATAAAAAAATGGGTGGAGGAGGAGTTGGTGCAAGTAGGAATACAGCTTTGTCATTGGTAACAGGTGATTACATTCTTTTTGTTGATAATGACGATTGGCTGGAGCTCAATCATATTGAACTGCTTTATCAAGCTTTGGTTAGGACGCAAAGTGATATTGCTGTAGCCAATTTTACGGCGTATTTTGAAGAAAAAAATACTTTTGCTTTTCATCTGAAACAAGAGGATTATTTTCAAAAGGTTTATAGTCCAAAAGAGTGGTTTCAAGAACAATACAATGGTCAGTTTTCTTTTAGCCAATGTTTTACGGTTCCCTGGTCGAAACTCTATAAGAGGGCCCTTTTTCAAGACATTGTATATCCTGAAGATGAAAAGGTAGAAGATGACTACACAACTTGGAAACTGTATCTTATGGCAGATAAGATTGTTTATAGTAATCAGGCGATTTATTATCACCGAAAACGCTCAACAAGTGTGACAAAGACAGTCGATCTTAGACATGTTTTTCCTTTGAAAAGCATTGAAGAACGTGTGACTATTTTGGCATTGATTGGTTTTGATATTTCTAGGGAGCTTCAGGCTTATCGTTGGCGACTAGATTTGCATAAGACAAGTTATTGCGAAGCAGGAGATATGCAAAATTATCAAAAATGTCTGCAAACCATATCGATTTTAGAAAAATGGTATGGTCACTAA
- a CDS encoding SP_1767 family glycosyltransferase yields MDSLDKIKVYPILESLDFIIDNNASVARFGDGEIDIMSGHSIPYQTYDEALAGQLRDILRSPSNETFLVCLPDVFNHLERYNSNARVFWEKHFERYAPFYLENCQSDWYGSTFISRPYIDLEDKSVAAQSFSKLKKLWEKRDVLIVEGETSRSGVGNDLFADAHSISRIICPSKNAYSHYAMILEEVLRYDKDYLVVIMLGPTAKVLARDLSQNGYQAIDLGHIDSEYEWFNMGASHKVKLSHKHTAEFNYDDNIEPVNDLDYQSQIVAYVGREENDEEVETTNDELISIIVPVYNVAPYLRRCLDSLLKQAYHHFELLLINDGSTDSSALICEEYAAKDSRISVYHQENAGPSAARNKGIALAKGVYLTFVDADDFVVESYLEDLYLALTKNGADISICNFNSYNEERQSYLFSITSEKYFEKVYSVEEWLNQENTATNNLFLTFTFSPTKLFRRDLFNGVYFPIGRLREDDATIYKLYLKANKIAFINQGSYFYSQRSEGLSRKSMLDDISSMISNAEERIALLVTMGYDTSEHVKSYVKRLEKCQRDALLAGQIDLYNQLSAKLDLVQNFRK; encoded by the coding sequence ATGGATTCACTAGATAAGATTAAGGTTTATCCTATTCTTGAAAGTTTAGATTTTATTATTGACAATAATGCATCAGTTGCTCGTTTTGGTGATGGTGAAATTGATATCATGTCGGGCCATAGTATTCCTTATCAAACCTACGATGAGGCTTTGGCTGGTCAATTACGTGATATTTTGCGTTCCCCTAGTAATGAGACATTTTTAGTTTGTTTACCAGATGTTTTTAACCATTTGGAGCGCTACAACAGCAATGCGCGTGTTTTTTGGGAAAAACATTTTGAAAGATATGCTCCTTTTTATTTAGAAAATTGCCAATCCGATTGGTATGGTTCAACATTTATTTCCAGACCATACATTGATTTAGAAGATAAAAGTGTAGCTGCTCAAAGCTTTTCCAAATTAAAAAAGCTTTGGGAAAAGCGAGATGTCTTAATTGTTGAAGGAGAAACATCTCGTTCTGGTGTTGGTAATGATCTTTTTGCAGATGCTCATTCAATTTCTCGGATTATCTGCCCTTCAAAAAATGCTTACAGTCATTATGCTATGATTTTGGAAGAAGTTTTACGATATGATAAAGACTATCTTGTAGTAATCATGCTTGGTCCAACTGCAAAAGTATTGGCTAGAGATTTGAGTCAAAACGGTTATCAAGCTATTGATTTAGGACATATTGATTCAGAGTATGAATGGTTTAATATGGGTGCTAGTCATAAAGTGAAGTTATCACACAAACACACAGCTGAATTTAATTATGATGACAATATTGAGCCAGTTAATGATTTAGACTATCAAAGCCAAATTGTTGCTTATGTTGGTCGAGAAGAAAATGATGAAGAGGTCGAGACAACTAATGACGAATTGATTAGTATCATTGTTCCAGTTTATAATGTGGCCCCTTATTTAAGGCGTTGTCTTGATTCCTTATTGAAACAGGCTTATCATCATTTTGAATTGCTTTTAATTAACGATGGTTCAACAGATAGCAGTGCTCTGATTTGTGAAGAATATGCTGCTAAAGATAGTCGTATTAGTGTATACCATCAAGAAAATGCGGGTCCATCTGCTGCTAGAAATAAAGGCATTGCACTTGCTAAAGGAGTTTATCTGACTTTTGTAGATGCAGATGATTTCGTGGTGGAGTCCTATTTAGAAGATTTGTACCTAGCCTTGACAAAAAACGGGGCAGATATTTCTATTTGTAACTTTAATTCCTATAATGAGGAACGTCAGAGTTATCTTTTCTCAATCACATCGGAGAAATATTTTGAAAAAGTATATTCAGTTGAAGAATGGTTAAATCAAGAGAATACAGCTACCAACAATCTATTTTTGACCTTTACTTTTTCACCGACAAAGCTATTTAGGCGTGACTTATTTAACGGGGTTTACTTCCCAATAGGGCGTCTTCGTGAAGATGATGCCACCATTTATAAACTTTATTTGAAGGCAAATAAAATTGCTTTTATTAATCAGGGTTCTTATTTCTATTCTCAACGCTCAGAAGGGCTATCACGCAAAAGCATGTTAGATGATATTTCCTCTATGATAAGCAATGCTGAAGAACGCATCGCCTTATTAGTTACAATGGGGTATGATACGAGTGAACATGTGAAGTCTTATGTCAAACGTTTAGAAAAGTGTCAGAGGGATGCTTTATTGGCTGGACAAATTGACCTTTACAATCAACTGTCAGCTAAGCTAGACTTGGTTCAGAATTTTAGAAAGTGA
- a CDS encoding sugar transferase, translating to MTNLNGQALSSTAQLGQNMVTDIAVSLGYRELGVYSYPMDSDTEMELSKRLDGIIAGVRPGDVVIFQTPTWNSTSFDEKLMAKLKLYEVKVVIFIHDVVPLMFAGNYYLMDSTINYYNKADVVVAPSQKMLDILLEHGLQVSKTIVQGMWDHPTQVPELPATFKKVIHFPGSPERFSFVKSWQYNLPLHLYAWQKVDLPANVTPMGYRPDEQLVMEMSGGGFGLVWMDDHDKGYQKLYCPYKLGTFLAAGIPVIVQEGIANQDIIENNQLGVIVRSLDEAVEVIENMSEETYEALVKNVRRFNPLLRQGFFTRKLLTDSVFKALCD from the coding sequence GTGACAAATCTTAATGGACAAGCGTTGAGTAGTACTGCACAACTCGGGCAAAATATGGTGACTGATATTGCTGTTAGCTTGGGCTATCGTGAGTTAGGGGTTTATTCTTATCCGATGGATTCTGATACTGAAATGGAGTTGAGTAAACGACTAGACGGTATTATTGCTGGGGTACGACCTGGTGATGTTGTTATTTTTCAAACACCGACCTGGAATTCGACAAGCTTTGATGAGAAGTTAATGGCTAAATTGAAATTATATGAAGTCAAAGTTGTTATTTTTATTCATGATGTTGTGCCATTAATGTTTGCAGGCAACTATTATTTAATGGACAGCACTATTAACTACTATAATAAGGCTGATGTTGTTGTTGCACCAAGTCAAAAGATGCTTGATATTCTGTTGGAACATGGTTTACAAGTTTCAAAAACAATTGTTCAAGGGATGTGGGATCATCCGACACAGGTACCAGAATTACCGGCAACCTTTAAAAAAGTGATTCATTTTCCAGGCTCTCCTGAACGGTTTAGTTTTGTTAAATCTTGGCAATACAATTTGCCTTTGCATTTATATGCTTGGCAAAAGGTTGATTTACCAGCAAATGTGACTCCAATGGGTTACCGGCCAGATGAACAGTTGGTCATGGAAATGTCTGGAGGAGGTTTTGGTCTTGTTTGGATGGATGACCATGACAAAGGCTATCAAAAGCTCTACTGTCCTTACAAACTTGGGACATTTTTAGCTGCTGGGATTCCAGTAATTGTTCAAGAAGGTATAGCAAATCAGGATATTATTGAAAATAATCAATTAGGTGTTATTGTTAGAAGTCTTGATGAGGCCGTTGAGGTTATTGAAAATATGTCTGAAGAAACCTATGAGGCTTTGGTGAAAAATGTTAGACGCTTCAATCCATTATTACGGCAAGGTTTTTTTACGCGAAAATTATTGACGGATTCTGTTTTTAAAGCATTATGTGATTAA
- a CDS encoding glycosyltransferase family 2 protein, whose product MEKVSVIIPVFNGEKYLEACVNSVCQQSYPSLEILIINDGSSDRSGLIAEQLKAKDKRIKILHKKINEGLGAARNSGIDMATGDFIVFVDSDDWIDANHIEDLYTLLQKTNSQVAVTNFTRYFEDENKYEIHLLDDDYYEAIYSPEEWFAFQYGQGHHLSLCFTVPWSKIYKKSLFENVRYYTGRFGEDDRTTWKLYLLADRIAYMHRSSLIYRVNSSSMTQQVALSTVFSAEPVFERLATLTLLGFDVSKEIAAFKWRAQINRDEMLASGDIASYKDLQYKLALIEKYKK is encoded by the coding sequence ATGGAAAAAGTTAGTGTTATCATACCTGTTTTTAATGGAGAGAAGTATCTTGAAGCCTGTGTTAATAGTGTCTGTCAGCAGTCATATCCTTCACTTGAAATTTTGATTATCAATGATGGATCAAGTGACAGATCTGGTTTAATTGCTGAACAATTAAAAGCTAAAGACAAGCGTATTAAAATATTACATAAAAAAATCAATGAAGGTCTTGGTGCGGCTAGAAATAGTGGCATCGATATGGCAACGGGAGACTTCATTGTCTTTGTTGATTCTGACGATTGGATTGATGCCAATCATATTGAAGACTTGTATACTTTATTGCAAAAAACAAATAGTCAAGTAGCTGTTACTAATTTTACAAGGTATTTTGAGGATGAAAACAAGTATGAGATTCATCTTTTAGATGATGATTATTATGAAGCAATTTATTCTCCAGAAGAGTGGTTTGCTTTTCAATATGGGCAAGGGCATCATTTGAGTCTTTGTTTTACGGTTCCCTGGTCAAAGATTTACAAGAAATCCTTGTTTGAAAATGTTCGTTATTATACCGGAAGATTTGGTGAAGATGACCGAACGACTTGGAAACTCTATTTATTAGCAGATCGGATTGCTTATATGCATCGGTCGAGTTTAATATACCGCGTTAATTCTTCTAGTATGACGCAACAAGTTGCTCTATCAACAGTATTTTCAGCAGAACCTGTTTTTGAAAGGCTTGCAACCTTAACTTTATTAGGCTTTGATGTATCAAAGGAGATTGCTGCATTTAAATGGCGGGCACAAATTAATCGTGATGAGATGTTGGCAAGTGGAGATATTGCTTCTTATAAGGATTTGCAGTATAAATTAGCGCTAATTGAAAAGTATAAGAAATAG
- the rlmD gene encoding 23S rRNA (uracil(1939)-C(5))-methyltransferase RlmD: MFELKEKQRIPLKIKRMGINGEGIGFYKKTLVFVPGALKGEDVFCQITSVKRNFVEAKLLTINKASKFRVDPKCKVYKECGGCQIMHLAYPKQLEFKDDVIRQALKKFKPKGYESYTIRATLGMTEPWHYRAKLQFQTRAFGGKVQSGLYAEGSHRLIAIDDCKVQDQLTQDIINSVTNLLDKHKLPIYNERRIDGVRTVMIRKAIASGQVQLIFISSKELRLVPLVQELCQAYPEIKTIALNINWSKNSDIYGDKTEIIWGDDTISEEVLDYHFQLSPRAFYQLNPQQTSVLYGQVVEALDVSANDHIIDAYCGVGTIGFAFADKVASVRGMDIIPEAILDAKKNAADMGFDNTHYETGKAEEIIPKWYQEGYRADAMIVDPPRTGLDQALLKLILQYKPAKMVYVSCNTSTLARDLVELAKIYKVDYIQSVDMFPHTARTEAVVKLTLI, from the coding sequence ATGTTTGAGTTAAAAGAAAAACAAAGGATACCTTTGAAAATTAAACGAATGGGGATTAACGGTGAAGGAATAGGCTTTTACAAAAAAACGCTTGTTTTCGTACCAGGGGCTTTGAAAGGAGAAGATGTTTTTTGCCAAATTACTTCTGTTAAACGAAACTTTGTAGAAGCGAAGCTATTAACCATTAATAAAGCCTCAAAATTTAGGGTGGATCCCAAATGTAAGGTTTATAAAGAGTGTGGTGGCTGTCAGATTATGCATTTGGCTTACCCAAAACAGCTTGAATTTAAAGATGATGTGATTCGCCAAGCTCTGAAGAAGTTTAAACCAAAAGGTTACGAGTCTTATACTATTAGGGCAACTCTTGGGATGACGGAGCCTTGGCATTACCGCGCTAAGTTGCAATTTCAAACACGTGCTTTTGGAGGTAAGGTTCAATCTGGACTTTATGCAGAAGGGAGTCACCGTTTGATTGCAATTGATGATTGTAAGGTGCAAGATCAGTTAACTCAGGATATTATTAACAGTGTAACGAATCTACTTGACAAGCATAAATTGCCTATTTATAATGAACGCCGTATTGACGGTGTAAGGACGGTTATGATTCGTAAGGCTATTGCAAGTGGTCAGGTTCAGTTGATTTTTATTAGTAGTAAAGAATTACGCCTAGTGCCACTTGTCCAGGAGTTATGTCAAGCTTATCCTGAAATAAAAACCATTGCTTTAAACATTAATTGGTCTAAAAATAGTGATATTTATGGTGATAAAACGGAGATTATTTGGGGTGATGATACGATTTCAGAAGAGGTCTTGGATTATCACTTTCAATTATCGCCAAGGGCTTTCTATCAATTGAACCCTCAACAAACATCTGTTTTGTATGGTCAAGTAGTTGAGGCATTAGATGTCTCTGCCAATGATCATATTATTGATGCTTATTGTGGTGTAGGGACCATAGGATTTGCTTTTGCTGATAAGGTAGCATCTGTTCGTGGTATGGATATTATTCCAGAAGCCATTTTAGATGCCAAGAAAAATGCTGCTGATATGGGATTTGATAATACCCATTATGAAACTGGTAAGGCTGAAGAGATTATCCCTAAATGGTATCAAGAAGGTTATAGGGCGGATGCGATGATAGTTGATCCCCCTAGAACTGGACTTGACCAAGCTCTTTTAAAACTGATCTTACAGTATAAACCTGCAAAAATGGTTTATGTTTCTTGTAATACCTCTACACTTGCTAGAGATTTAGTGGAACTTGCTAAGATTTACAAGGTTGATTACATTCAATCTGTAGACATGTTTCCACACACAGCAAGGACCGAAGCTGTAGTGAAATTGACCCTAATTTAA
- the recX gene encoding recombination regulator RecX → MKISKIEKKKRLYLLELDDSEQLYITEDTIVRFMLSKGMTISPETLTEIKSFSQFSYGKNLAIYFISFQVRTKKEVKDYLIKHEISKEYLDKILSSLEEDKWIDDTKYVTSYLNQNALNGDKGPAVIKQKLLQKGISLSDITDALVNLDFYPLAEKVAGKTLKKYQNKLPSKALEEKVIQTLVNKGFSYEQAKSVSQDLAIEEDHEQSQSLLEKELDKQWRKYSRKYEGHELKQKLFQSLYRKGFNSDSISQILRDYL, encoded by the coding sequence ATGAAAATAAGTAAAATCGAAAAGAAAAAAAGACTTTACCTCCTAGAGCTAGACGACTCTGAACAGCTCTATATCACAGAAGATACCATTGTGCGCTTTATGTTAAGTAAAGGCATGACCATCAGCCCTGAAACCCTAACAGAAATCAAAAGCTTCTCACAATTCTCTTATGGGAAAAATTTAGCCATTTATTTTATCTCCTTCCAAGTTCGTACCAAAAAAGAAGTCAAAGACTACTTGATAAAACACGAGATTTCTAAAGAATACCTAGACAAAATTCTAAGCAGTCTTGAAGAAGACAAGTGGATAGATGACACCAAATATGTCACATCCTATCTCAATCAAAACGCTTTAAATGGTGACAAAGGTCCTGCTGTTATCAAGCAAAAGCTTCTCCAAAAAGGCATCAGCCTTTCTGATATCACAGATGCTCTAGTAAACCTTGATTTTTACCCACTAGCTGAAAAAGTAGCTGGAAAAACCCTTAAAAAATACCAAAACAAATTACCAAGCAAAGCCCTGGAAGAAAAAGTGATTCAAACCTTAGTCAATAAAGGCTTTTCTTATGAACAAGCAAAATCTGTTAGCCAAGACTTAGCAATTGAAGAGGATCACGAACAAAGTCAATCACTTTTAGAAAAAGAACTCGATAAACAATGGCGAAAATATAGTCGCAAATATGAGGGACATGAACTCAAACAGAAACTCTTCCAAAGTCTTTATCGAAAAGGTTTTAACAGTGACAGCATCTCACAAATCTTACGCGACTACCTGTAA
- the ntdP gene encoding nucleoside tri-diphosphate phosphatase — protein sequence MKLPKEGDFITIQSYKHDGRLHRTWRDTMVLKTTENALIGVNDHTLVTESDGRRWVTREPAIVYFHKKYWFNIIAMIRDDGISYYCNLASPYLMDAEALKYIDYDLDVKVFADGEKRLLDVDEYENHKKKMQYSNDIDFILKENVKILVDWINNEKGPFSKSYINIWYKRYLELKNR from the coding sequence ATGAAACTACCTAAAGAAGGCGACTTTATTACAATTCAAAGTTATAAGCATGATGGTAGATTACACCGCACTTGGCGTGATACTATGGTACTAAAGACAACTGAAAATGCTCTCATTGGTGTTAATGATCATACATTAGTTACCGAAAGCGACGGTAGACGATGGGTTACACGAGAGCCAGCAATCGTCTATTTTCATAAAAAATATTGGTTCAATATCATCGCAATGATAAGAGATGATGGCATTTCTTATTACTGTAATCTTGCTAGCCCCTATCTAATGGACGCAGAAGCCCTAAAATATATTGACTATGATTTAGATGTTAAAGTATTTGCAGATGGTGAAAAAAGATTACTTGATGTCGATGAATATGAAAATCACAAAAAGAAAATGCAGTATTCAAATGATATTGATTTTATCCTGAAGGAAAATGTGAAAATTCTAGTTGATTGGATTAATAATGAAAAAGGACCATTTTCAAAATCCTATATAAACATTTGGTACAAACGTTATCTTGAACTTAAGAATCGTTAA
- a CDS encoding DUF960 domain-containing protein, with the protein MAFQKTQRRYASFGAATAMPKELIDHFWYIIDNYLKGVFPLENLLIFTFSKSIKNHLVIEYQDKEKQLKIAFDTHFSYDPFLPLRVYIVDNNGIETLLLDHEIN; encoded by the coding sequence ATGGCATTTCAAAAAACACAAAGACGCTATGCCAGTTTCGGGGCAGCAACGGCAATGCCTAAAGAACTGATTGACCATTTTTGGTATATTATTGATAACTATCTCAAAGGTGTATTTCCTCTTGAAAACCTCTTAATATTTACCTTTAGCAAGTCAATTAAAAATCACCTTGTCATTGAATACCAAGATAAGGAAAAACAGCTTAAAATCGCCTTTGATACCCACTTTAGCTATGACCCTTTTCTCCCCCTAAGAGTTTACATCGTCGATAACAATGGCATTGAAACACTGCTATTAGACCATGAAATAAACTAA
- a CDS encoding IS3 family transposase (programmed frameshift) yields MSRKIRRHFTDDFKQQIVDLHHAGMKRSELIKEYELTPSTFDKWVRQAKTTGSFKTIDNLTDEQRELIELRKRNKELEMQLDILKQAAVIMAPKREVITANKDKYSISAMCRWLNIPRSSYYYKTVKPVSEAELEENIKAIFLESKARYGARKIKKCLENEGIQRSRRRIRRIMHRLNLVSVYQKAVFKPHSKGKNEVAIPNHLARQFHQEKPLKALVTDLTYVRVGNGWAYVCFIMDLYNREIIGLSVGWHKTAELVKQAIQSIPYALTKVKIFHSDRGKEFDNALIDDVLTAFDIKRSLSQAGCPYDNAVAESTYRAFKIEFVHQETFQTLEELALKTKDYVHWWNHHRIHGSLNYQTPMTKRLTV; encoded by the exons ATGTCTAGAAAAATACGTCGCCACTTCACTGATGACTTTAAGCAACAAATCGTTGACCTTCACCATGCAGGGATGAAACGAAGTGAGCTTATCAAAGAATATGAGTTAACCCCATCAACCTTCGATAAGTGGGTTCGTCAGGCAAAAACAACTGGGTCATTTAAAACGATTGATAATCTGACAGATGAACAGCGTGAACTGATTGAACTCCGAAAACGCAATAAAGAACTCGAAATGCAGCTAGATATCCTAAAGCAAGCGGCAGTGATTATGGCAC CGAAAAGAGAAGTAATCACTGCTAATAAGGATAAATATAGCATTTCAGCTATGTGTCGTTGGTTGAACATTCCTCGTTCTAGCTATTACTACAAGACTGTTAAACCAGTCTCTGAAGCGGAACTTGAAGAAAATATCAAAGCTATTTTTCTCGAAAGTAAGGCCAGATACGGTGCTAGGAAAATCAAGAAATGTTTGGAAAATGAAGGTATCCAGCGGTCTCGTCGTCGGATTCGTCGCATCATGCACAGACTCAACTTAGTATCTGTTTATCAGAAAGCAGTCTTCAAGCCACATTCAAAAGGTAAGAATGAGGTAGCTATTCCTAATCACTTAGCCAGACAATTTCATCAAGAAAAGCCTCTAAAAGCTTTAGTGACAGACTTAACCTACGTTCGTGTCGGTAATGGCTGGGCTTATGTTTGTTTCATTATGGACCTCTACAACCGTGAAATCATTGGCTTATCGGTTGGTTGGCACAAGACAGCAGAGCTGGTGAAACAAGCGATTCAGAGTATTCCTTACGCTCTGACCAAGGTCAAGATATTCCATTCGGACAGAGGAAAAGAGTTCGACAATGCCTTGATAGATGATGTGCTTACAGCCTTTGATATCAAACGCTCACTTAGTCAAGCAGGTTGTCCTTACGACAATGCCGTAGCTGAGAGCACCTATCGCGCTTTCAAAATAGAATTTGTCCACCAGGAAACTTTCCAGACGCTAGAAGAATTGGCCCTTAAAACCAAGGACTATGTCCACTGGTGGAATCACCACCGCATTCATGGTAGTCTAAACTATCAGACGCCCATGACCAAAAGATTAACGGTCTAA
- a CDS encoding ATP-binding cassette domain-containing protein → MSEKLVEVKDLEISFGEGKKKFVAVKNANFFINKGETFSLVGESGSGKTTIGRAIIGLNDTSSGEIVYDGKVINGKKSKSEANELIRKIQMIFQDPAASLNERATVDYIISEGLYNFNLFKNEAERQEKIKNMMTEVGLLAEHLTRYPHEFSGGQRQRIGIARALVMDPEFIIADEPISALDVSVRAQVLNLLKKMQKEKNLTYLFIAHDLSVVRFISDRIAVIHKGVIVEVAETEELFINPIHPYTKSLLSAVPIPDPILERQKKLVVYSVDQHDYSVDEPEMVEIKPGHFVWANKTEVEEYKRDL, encoded by the coding sequence ATGTCTGAGAAATTAGTTGAAGTCAAAGACTTAGAAATTTCCTTCGGTGAAGGAAAGAAAAAATTTGTTGCTGTTAAAAATGCAAACTTCTTTATTAATAAAGGAGAAACGTTCTCTCTTGTTGGAGAATCAGGAAGTGGAAAAACCACCATTGGACGTGCTATCATTGGCTTAAATGATACTAGTTCTGGTGAAATTGTCTATGATGGCAAGGTTATTAATGGTAAAAAAAGCAAATCAGAAGCTAATGAATTAATTCGAAAAATTCAAATGATTTTCCAAGATCCAGCAGCAAGTTTGAATGAACGTGCTACGGTTGACTATATTATTTCTGAAGGTCTTTATAACTTTAATCTCTTCAAAAATGAAGCAGAGCGTCAAGAAAAGATTAAAAATATGATGACAGAAGTGGGATTACTGGCAGAACATTTGACACGTTATCCCCATGAATTTTCTGGAGGTCAACGTCAACGTATTGGAATTGCACGGGCTTTGGTCATGGATCCAGAATTTATTATTGCTGATGAGCCAATTTCTGCATTGGATGTTTCTGTACGAGCTCAAGTTTTAAATTTGCTTAAAAAAATGCAAAAAGAGAAGAACTTGACCTATCTTTTTATTGCTCATGATTTATCAGTTGTTCGTTTCATCTCGGATCGGATTGCTGTTATCCATAAAGGGGTTATTGTTGAGGTTGCTGAAACAGAAGAACTTTTCATTAATCCAATCCATCCATACACCAAATCACTCCTATCTGCGGTCCCAATTCCAGATCCAATTTTGGAAAGACAAAAGAAATTAGTGGTTTACAGTGTTGATCAACACGATTATTCCGTCGATGAACCTGAAATGGTTGAAATCAAACCAGGGCACTTTGTTTGGGCAAATAAAACTGAAGTAGAAGAATACAAAAGAGACTTATAA
- a CDS encoding ABC transporter ATP-binding protein: MENKEIILSAKNVVVEFDVRDRILTAIRDISVDLYEGEVLAVVGESGSGKSVLTKTFTGMLESNGRVAKGSINYRGKELTELKNHKDWEGIRGAKIATIFQDPMTSLDPIQTIGRQITEVIVKHQKKTKSEAKKLAIDYMNKVGIPEAEKRFDEYPFQYSGGMRQRIVIAIALACRPDILICDEPTTALDVTIQAQIIDLLKTLQKEYQFTIIFITHDLGVVASIATNVAVMYAGEIVEYGTVEDIFYDPRHPYTWSLLSSLPQLADEKGVLFSIPGTPPSLYKPIVGDAFAPRSQYAMTIDFEENVPRFEINGTHWAKTWLLHPDAPKVQKPEVIRNLHDKISSKQIYREEGNV, translated from the coding sequence GAAATTATTTTAAGTGCTAAAAATGTTGTCGTTGAATTTGACGTTCGTGACCGTATTTTGACAGCGATTCGTGATATTTCCGTTGATTTATATGAAGGTGAAGTCCTTGCGGTTGTTGGAGAATCTGGTAGTGGAAAATCAGTGTTGACCAAAACATTTACGGGGATGTTAGAATCTAACGGTCGTGTTGCCAAGGGTTCAATTAATTACCGCGGTAAAGAATTAACTGAATTAAAAAATCACAAAGATTGGGAAGGAATCCGTGGTGCTAAAATTGCAACCATATTCCAAGATCCAATGACAAGTTTGGATCCAATCCAAACTATCGGAAGACAAATTACAGAAGTTATTGTCAAACATCAAAAGAAAACAAAATCAGAAGCTAAAAAATTGGCCATTGATTACATGAATAAAGTTGGGATTCCAGAAGCAGAAAAACGTTTTGATGAATACCCATTTCAGTATTCGGGTGGTATGCGCCAACGTATTGTTATTGCAATTGCTCTAGCTTGTCGCCCAGACATCCTTATTTGTGATGAGCCAACAACTGCTCTAGATGTAACTATTCAGGCGCAAATTATTGATCTGCTAAAAACGCTCCAAAAAGAATATCAATTCACCATTATTTTTATTACCCATGATTTAGGCGTAGTAGCAAGTATTGCAACCAATGTTGCAGTTATGTATGCTGGTGAAATTGTTGAGTATGGAACTGTTGAAGATATCTTTTATGATCCAAGACATCCATATACTTGGAGTTTGCTTTCAAGTTTGCCACAATTAGCCGATGAAAAAGGTGTCTTATTCTCCATTCCAGGAACACCACCATCATTGTATAAACCGATTGTTGGCGATGCATTTGCTCCAAGATCTCAGTATGCAATGACAATTGATTTTGAAGAGAATGTTCCAAGGTTTGAAATTAATGGGACACATTGGGCAAAGACATGGTTGCTTCATCCAGATGCACCAAAAGTGCAAAAGCCAGAAGTCATTCGAAATCTTCATGACAAAATTTCAAGTAAACAAATCTATCGGGAGGAAGGAAATGTCTGA